Proteins encoded within one genomic window of Pseudomonadota bacterium:
- the rnhA gene encoding ribonuclease HI produces MSQDVIDTVDIYTDGACSGNPGPGGWGAILHYKGKKREMSGSHPKTTNNRMEMMAAIEALETLTRRVKVRVHTDSRYLQDGMNQWIHNWKRKNWKTSTNKDVKNKDLWQRLDIACQRHEISWHWVKGHDGHPENERADLLARNAIIAAMIEKET; encoded by the coding sequence ATGAGCCAAGATGTAATTGATACCGTAGATATTTATACCGATGGCGCGTGCAGTGGTAATCCAGGTCCTGGAGGGTGGGGGGCGATTTTGCACTACAAAGGTAAGAAGCGTGAAATGTCGGGTTCTCACCCAAAAACAACCAACAATCGTATGGAAATGATGGCTGCTATTGAGGCACTAGAGACTCTCACACGCAGGGTCAAGGTGCGGGTGCACACGGACAGTCGTTATTTGCAAGACGGCATGAACCAGTGGATCCACAATTGGAAGCGCAAAAATTGGAAAACATCAACTAACAAGGATGTGAAAAACAAAGATCTTTGGCAACGTCTTGATATTGCTTGCCAGCGTCACGAGATTTCCTGGCACTGGGTTAAAGGTCATGATGGACATCCGGAAAATGAGCGCGCTGACCTTTTAGCACGTAACGCTATTATCGCTGCAATGATTGAAAAAGAAACCTAG